A genomic stretch from Angustibacter sp. Root456 includes:
- a CDS encoding SAF domain-containing protein, with translation MTTPTLSRPHDRTAPAAPGVTARRLRRPSWRDPRLLVGLLLVLLSVVGVAGLLRAVDTTEPVFVARRALTPGQAVTGDDLAVAHVRIVGAGRPYLSASRPLAGLVVVRPVPAGELVPASALGGADRVDLRPITVPVEPAAAGALPRGSVVDVWVASRSADRADSYERPRLVASGVQVGDRSQARAGWGGAASAGSLGSTGSTVQLLLTPALVPELIQAVDNSARITLVPAPAALPRRSGT, from the coding sequence ATGACCACACCCACGCTCAGCAGACCACACGACCGGACGGCGCCGGCCGCCCCAGGCGTCACCGCGCGGCGGTTGCGGCGCCCCTCGTGGCGCGACCCGCGGCTGCTCGTGGGGCTGTTGCTGGTGCTCCTGTCGGTGGTCGGTGTGGCGGGTTTGCTGCGCGCGGTCGACACCACCGAACCGGTCTTCGTCGCTCGCCGCGCGCTCACGCCTGGGCAAGCGGTGACCGGTGACGACCTGGCCGTGGCCCACGTGCGCATCGTGGGCGCGGGTCGGCCCTACCTGTCGGCCTCGCGCCCGCTGGCCGGCCTCGTCGTCGTGCGCCCGGTGCCCGCCGGCGAGCTCGTGCCGGCCTCGGCCCTCGGGGGCGCCGACCGCGTCGACCTGCGCCCGATCACGGTGCCCGTCGAGCCGGCCGCGGCCGGTGCGCTGCCGCGCGGGTCGGTGGTCGACGTCTGGGTCGCGTCGCGGTCGGCCGACCGTGCGGACTCCTACGAGCGTCCCCGCCTGGTCGCCTCCGGAGTGCAGGTCGGCGACCGGTCGCAGGCGCGCGCCGGCTGGGGCGGCGCGGCGTCGGCCGGGTCACTTGGCTCGACCGGGTCGACGGTGCAGCTGCTGCTGACACCGGCGCTCGTCCCCGAGCTGATCCAGGCCGTCGACAACTCCGCGCGCATCACGCTCGTGCCCGCCCCGGCGGCGCTGCCCCGACGGAGCGGGACGTGA
- a CDS encoding AlpA family transcriptional regulator codes for MPPRFLTLPDVAEVLSISAAQAYALVRSGDLPAIKVGGRGQWRVEAAQLEAYIERMYAQTRAFVEQHPFGAGEEPATEEAARG; via the coding sequence ATGCCGCCGCGCTTCCTCACGCTGCCGGACGTCGCCGAGGTGCTCAGCATCTCGGCCGCCCAGGCGTACGCGCTGGTGCGCTCCGGAGACCTGCCGGCGATCAAGGTCGGCGGTCGCGGGCAGTGGCGCGTCGAGGCCGCCCAGCTCGAGGCCTACATCGAACGGATGTACGCCCAGACCCGCGCGTTCGTCGAGCAGCACCCCTTCGGAGCGGGCGAGGAGCCGGCCACCGAGGAGGCCGCTCGCGGCTGA